AGGATATTCCGGTGCTGCGGCCGTTCGCCCGAAGATCGACCGGCGGCGCGCCGCCTTACGCCATTCTGTTTCAGCTCACGGTCGCGAGCCTGATGCTGTTAACGCGCAGCTTCGAGGCCGTGCTCGAATTCATCCAGTTCTCTTTGTTGTTCTGCTCGTTCTTTACCGTGCTTGGGGTCATCAAGCTCCGGATCACGCATCCTGACCTGCCGCGGCCCTACCGCGCCTGGGGATACCCGGTAACCCCGGTGGTTTTCCTGCTCGTGACCGGCTTCATGATGTACTATCTTTTGACGGAACAGCCGCTGCGCTCGCTCCTTAGTCTTTTGATCATGTTTTCAGGTCTCTTGATTTACGCCGTTTTCCGCAAGCGAGCAGATCAAATCCACGCAGTCGCCGCGGGCCGCGAATGAACATGCTGCATTCCCTGCGCATTGCGACGCTGGCGGGCGTCATGCTGCTGACGGCCGTGGCAACCGTCAATGCCCAAACCGCAACGGTGGACGACACCGCGAAATTTCTGGCCGGAATGATGCCGTCGGCGGATTCGCCGCTCGCGCCGCTCACCAACGACCCGGCCTGGCAACGCCACGCAAAATTCTTCGACAGCGCGTTCGAGAAACTCGAGCAGCGCCAAATATCGCGGATCCGCGCCTGGGCGGACACCAATCTGGCGGCGCCCAAGCCGACCATGTTCTACATGTTCTCAGGCCCGGACTTTCTCTATGCGAACGCCTTCCATTCCAAGGCGTCGACCTACGTGCTGAGTGCGCTCGAGCCGGTCGGCTCGGTGCCCGACCTCTCGCGATTGTCGCGCGGCGGCATTGCGTCGGCGCTCTACAATGTCGAGCGCTCGCTCGGTTCGATCCTGAGCTTCAGCTTCTTCATCACCAAGCAGATGAAGACTGATCTGCAGGCGGGACAGATCAGCGGCACCTTGCCGATCCTCTACGTGTTCCTGGCGCGCTCGGGCATGACCGTCAGAAGCGTCAGCCCGATCTCGCTGGACGACCAGGGCGCGGCGCATTTCGCAGGCGAAAATGCCGGACCGAATGCCGTGCGCGGCGTGCGCATCATCTTTGCCGGCAGTGACGGTCAGGAAAAGACCCTGTATTACTTCTCGACCGACCTTTCCAACTCCGGCGTGAAGGCGAGCGGCTTCCTGAAATTCTGCGCGACGCTCGCGCCCGCCAACAGCCTGATCAAGAGCGCGTCCTATCTGCTGCATTCCGGCAACTTCACCACGGTGCGCGACTTCCTGCTCAATAACAGCGCCACCATCATTCAGGACGATTCCGGAATCCCGCTTGGCTATTACAGCACGAAGAAATGGCGCTTCTTCCCGTTCGGCCGTTATCTCGGACCGATCGACGAATTCGCGGGACGCTATCAGGATTCATATGCCGCGCTGTTCCGGCGCGCGCAGCCGATCGATTTCGGCATCGGCTATCGCTGGCGCACGCCTGAATCGAATTTGCTGCTGTCGGTGAGGCTGGCCGACGACGGGTCGCCTGCCATCGACGCCGCAGCATCGGCCGCGGCGCCGCCAGCGCCACCCCCGCGCAGGCCGCGGGCGTATATAGGGTCGCGGCCGCTACCAGATTTCTGGCCGTTCTCGCGTTAGAAGCCCGACTTCACCAGCGGACGCTTTGACTGGGGACGATGTAGGCCGCCCGGCTTGATGGTTCGGAGTGCGTGCCGAAATATTGCCAAGCCGCGACACTGAGGACGAGCAGCGCGAGGATCGCGAGCAAGTCGTTCAGCCGGGGATCGTGACCATGGTGGCTGATTTTCCAGCGCATTGTTTGTTTCCTCCCTGAGGGAGCAGCCAATCAATGCGGGCGAGGAACTCGAGTTCCCGCACATCAGCAATGCGCGCTATCAGCCGTTGACGCCGCGCCATCGACCATAGCGCCACGGCAAGTACCATCGCGCACCCGGCGGCCTGGTCAGCGGCACGTTGTCGATGCCGGATGTGCCGAAGGGCTGGCAGCGCAGGATCCGCGCCAGCGTCATCCATCCGCCGCCCCACAGGCCGAAGCGCTCGATCGCTTCGTCGCCGTACACCGAACATGTCGGCAGGTGCCGGCAATTGTAACCGACCAGGGGCGACAGCGTGTGGCGGTAGATCCAGATCAGTGCGCGCCCTGCGTTGCGCGGCAAACGGCGGACCGTGCTGGCACAGTCCGTGCATTGCTTGTGGGATGACGATGACTGATCGGCGGGCGCCATGCTGAACCATGTACGTAGTCTTGCGGGAGTTCCCAAGCAAGGAACTGATTTAGCGCAGATATTTACGCCACACTTCGCAATTATCGCACCGCGCGGCACCGCAGCAAGCCAAGGTATTATGGACGGCACACGTCAGTACGGTTACCGTTTCGCCAGCGCGTCGATGACAGAATCATGTCGCGTTGAAGCGGGGCCATTGCCATTGCACCCTGAAGGGGCTTGGGGGAAGGAACCAAATTGAGGTTTGTGAGGTCGTTGAAATTTCGCGGCTGGGCGCTGATCGGCGCCACCGCCCTCTGTCTCGCATTGCCTGGCGCGATCACGACGCTGGGAAATTCGGCGCACGCCGGAGGCACCCTCGAAGAACGCAAGCAGCCGATGCATTTCAAGTGGAATGCGTGTCAGGCGGATTGCAGGGGCTGGGTTTCGGCCGTCGGCATCGTCACATCAGACAGCCCGAAGGAATTCGAGGAATTCGCCAGGGGCCGCCAGCTTGCCGGCGCGACCATCGTGCTGGATTCCAGCGGCGGCTCGGTCAACGATTCCATCGCGCTCGGCCGCAAGTTTCGTGGTCTTGGCGCGCTGACCACGGTCGGCTCGACAGTGCGGACGCAGACCGCGAACGGCGAGCGCGCGAGCGTGACGCCGGAAGCCTATTGCGAATCGATGTGCGTGTTTCTGCTTCTGTCAGGCAAGGCCCGTTACGTGCCGCCGGTTGCGCATGTCCGCGTGCACCAGATCTGGATGGGCGATCGCGCCGACGACGCCAAGGCCGCCAGCTACACTGCGCAGGACCTGATGATCGTGCAGCGCGACATCGGCCGGCTCACGAAATACACCTTCGACATGGGTGGCACCGGCGATTTGCTGTCACTCGCGCTCAGCGTGCCGCCGTGGGAAGATCTGCACGAATTGTCGCGCGGTGAACTGCGGCTGACCAATCTCGTCACGACCGATGCGCTCGCCGACGTGTTCCTGCAGGACAATGCGACGCCGATGGCCGCGGCGAAGCCTTCCAAGCCGCAGGATCGCTTCGTCAGTTCCGCCGCCGTCGAGGGCGACGCGCAACAAGCGCCGGGCAAGTCCACCAAGACCGCCGAAGCCGCGGTTCCGACGGGCGGCGCTGCGACGGCACCGGCTCAGCCGCAGAAGTAACCTGCACCCCAACAGACGGTGTCATCATCCGCGAAAGCGGATGATCCAGTACGCTGCGGCGTTGGTGATTGAACGAGAATTCCCGGCGTACTGGATGCCCGCCGGAGCCTGCCATCGGGCTCGCCGAAGGCGAGACCCGTTGGCGGGCATGACGGGATTGGTTTTGGGCGGGACTTACCCCTTAAGCCTGCGCCGTCTGCTTCGTCCGGGCCTCGATCTGGCCGATGGCGTCGACCACGGCGTCGAAGGTCAGCATGGTCGAGGCATGACGGGCCTTGTAGTCGCGTACGGGTTCGAGCAGGGCGATGTCGGCCCATTTGCCTTGCGGGGGAGTACCGTTTTCCTTCAGCATCTTGCGGACGGTTTCTCGCAATTCACGTAACTCGCTGGCCGTCGAGCCGACCACATGGCTTGCCATGATCGAGGAGGAGGCTTGTCCTAGCGCGCAGGCCTTCACGTCATGGGCGAAGTCGGTGACCACGGGCCCTTCCATCTTGAGATCGATCTTGACGGTCGAGCCGCACAGTTTGGAGTGGGCGGTGGCGCTGGCGTGGGGGTCGGGGAGGCGGCCGAGGCGGGGGATATTGCCCGCCAGTTCGATGATCCGCTTGTTGTAGATGTCGTTCAGCATGAGATTAGGTGTCCCGGGCGGCGGTCTGAGCGCCCTTGGCGGCTGGGTTTCATCGTCCTATATATGGACAGGAACGGCGGAAAAACAGCCCGGCCGTTTCGCCGAAGGCGCGCCGGGATTGAAACCAGTGCGGCCGCCGGCGTTTTGTGGATGGGACTCAGGCGCCCGGCGGCGAAACCGCCCCGTCTGCCCGGTGACACTCCGGTCTTTCGGACCGGTCGAACGGAGAAGACATGGACGCATTGATCAAATCCCTCCGCCCGGGCAAGGCTCCTGACTTGAAGCCTTCCGAAGTCAAATCGCCCGATGTGACCCCGGAGACCCGCCCGACCGAGCTCGATCCGGCCGAGTTCCTGGCGGCTGCCGTCCGCGCCGACCTGCCGCGCCCCTCGCGCGCGGAGGCCGAACAGGCCGTGCACACGCTCTTGAGCTATATCGGCGAGAACACCGACCGCGAGGGCTTGCTGGATACGCCGCGCCGAGTGGTCGAAGCTTTTGACGAACTCTATCAGGGCTACCACCAGTGCCCGGCCGAGGTGCTGGACCGCACCTTTGGCGAAACCGCCGGCTATGACGATTTCGTCCTGATCCGGGACATCGAATTCACCTCGCAATGCGAGCATCACATGATGCCGTTCTACGGCAGGGCGCATATCGCCTATACGCCGGTCGAGCGGGTGGTGGGATTGTCCAAGCTGGCGCGGCTCACAGATATCTTCGCCCGCCGCCTGCAGACCCAGGAACACCTGACCGCCCAGATCGCGGCCGCGATCGACGAGGTGTTGAAACCCCGTGGCGTTGCCGTGCTGATCGAGGCGGAGCATACCTGCATGTCGGTGCGCGGCGTCGCCAAGCATGGCGCGACGACGTTCACCAGCCGGTTCACCGGCATGTTCCGCGACAATCCGGCGGAGCAGCAGCGTTTCCTGTCCCTGGTGCGAGGACCGAGCCGGTAACCTCGCCGGAATTTCCGCGAGGACTGCCGTGTCCAAATCCGCAGATGCCAACGAGCGTGAGGAGGGGCTGGTCTTCCAGCCCAAATTCGACGCGTCCGGTCTCGTAACCTGCGTTGCGACTGATACCGCCACGGGCGACGTGCTGATGGTCGCGCACATGAACGACGAAGCCCTGCGCAAGACGATCGCGAGCGGTGAGGCCTGGTATTTCAGCCGGTCTCGCAACGCGTTGTGGCGAAAGGGTGAGACTTCGGGTCACACCCAGCGCGTGGTCGAGATGCGCATGGATTGCGATCAGGATGCAGTCTGGATTCGCGTCGAGCAGCACGGCGCGGCGTGTCACACCGGGCGGCATTCGTGCTTCTATCGCAAGATCGACGCGGCCGACGGTGACACGCGGTTGTCATTCGTCGATGCGGACAGGCAATTCGATCCGAACAAAGTCTATCGCAAATAAATTCAATTGATCCATGTCAAACGGAGGTGCGAAGCGGCCGGGCTTCGTTGCCTCCGTGTGCGTGATATGCAAAAGTTCCATCTCGTCGTCGCGATGGGGTAATGACGGTGCTGCTTCGAACTTTACCGATATTCCCCCTTCTTGTTTCGATCGCGCTTCCGGTCGGGCTCGCGCAAGCGCAGACCCAGGCGCCACCGCCTGAGCGCGCCCCCGACACCATGGCCGCGCGCGTGCTCGCCTGCGCCTCGTGTCACGGCGCGGAGGGTGAGGGCACCAGCGACGTGTATTTTCCGCGGCTGGCGGGCAAGCCCGCGGGCTATCTCTACAATCAGCTCGTGGCATTCAGGGACGGTCGCCGCAAATATCCGCCGATGAACTATCTGCTGGATTTTCTGCCTGACGCCTACCTCAAGCAGATGGCCGACCATTTTGCCTCGTTGCGGCCGCCATTTCCGGCGCCCGCCGTTCCCACCGTCAGCAATGACGTCCTCGCCCGTGGCGAAGCACTGGTGAAGGAGGGGGATCCGAAAAACGGCGTCCCGCCGTGCTCCGCTTGCCATGGCCCAAGCCTCGGCGGCATGGAGCCCGCGATACCCGGTCTGCTTGGCTTGCGCGCCAATTACATCAGTGCCCAGCTCGGCGGCTGGCGCTACGGCACGCGCACCGCAGCCGCACCGGACTGCATGCAGATCGTCGCGGGTCTCCTGACCGAGGACGACGTCAAGGCCGTCGCGGCCTTCCTGTCATCGCGTCCCGCGCCGACGGACCCGTCGTTTGCCAGGCGCGGCAGCCTGCCGATGCCGCTTGCCTGCGGCAGCCAGCCGAACTGAAGGGGAGATCGTGCACATGCCGAGAACCTTGAAAGCTCTGCTCCCGGCTTTCCTCGTATCGTTGCTGTTGGCTGGCACCTCGCCTGCGCCGGCGCAGGACGCGGCCTTGCTTGCCAAGGGTGAATATCTCGCCCGTGCCGGCGATTGCATCGCCTGTCATACCGCGCGCGAGGGCAAGACCTTTGCTGGTGGCCTGCCGATGAAGACGCCGTTCGGCACGCTCTACACCTCCAACATCACGCCCGACCCGCAAACCGGTATCGGCATGTGGACGTCCGACCAGTTCTACCAGATGATGCACAACGGACGTTTCCCCGATGGCGGGCTGGTCTATCCGGCGATGCCATTTGCCTCCTACACCAAGGTGACGCGCGAGGACAGCGACGCGATCTACGCCTATTTGCGCTCGATCCCGCCGGTGAAGCAGCGTAACCGCGAGCACGATCTGAAATTTCCCTTCAACAACCGCTCGCTGATCCTCGGATGGCGCACGCTGTTCTTCAACGAGGGCGTGTACAAGCCCGATCCGACCAAATCGGCGGAGTGGAACAGGGGCGCCTATCTGGTCGAAGGCCTCGGCCATTGCGGGATGTGCCACACCGCGATCAATGCGCTGGGCGGCA
This portion of the Bradyrhizobium sp. AZCC 2262 genome encodes:
- the folE gene encoding GTP cyclohydrolase I FolE, whose amino-acid sequence is MDALIKSLRPGKAPDLKPSEVKSPDVTPETRPTELDPAEFLAAAVRADLPRPSRAEAEQAVHTLLSYIGENTDREGLLDTPRRVVEAFDELYQGYHQCPAEVLDRTFGETAGYDDFVLIRDIEFTSQCEHHMMPFYGRAHIAYTPVERVVGLSKLARLTDIFARRLQTQEHLTAQIAAAIDEVLKPRGVAVLIEAEHTCMSVRGVAKHGATTFTSRFTGMFRDNPAEQQRFLSLVRGPSR
- a CDS encoding iron-sulfur cluster assembly scaffold protein encodes the protein MLNDIYNKRIIELAGNIPRLGRLPDPHASATAHSKLCGSTVKIDLKMEGPVVTDFAHDVKACALGQASSSIMASHVVGSTASELRELRETVRKMLKENGTPPQGKWADIALLEPVRDYKARHASTMLTFDAVVDAIGQIEARTKQTAQA
- the hisI gene encoding phosphoribosyl-AMP cyclohydrolase, with the translated sequence MSKSADANEREEGLVFQPKFDASGLVTCVATDTATGDVLMVAHMNDEALRKTIASGEAWYFSRSRNALWRKGETSGHTQRVVEMRMDCDQDAVWIRVEQHGAACHTGRHSCFYRKIDAADGDTRLSFVDADRQFDPNKVYRK
- the yidD gene encoding membrane protein insertion efficiency factor YidD encodes the protein MAPADQSSSSHKQCTDCASTVRRLPRNAGRALIWIYRHTLSPLVGYNCRHLPTCSVYGDEAIERFGLWGGGWMTLARILRCQPFGTSGIDNVPLTRPPGARWYLPWRYGRWRGVNG
- a CDS encoding c-type cytochrome, translating into MAARVLACASCHGAEGEGTSDVYFPRLAGKPAGYLYNQLVAFRDGRRKYPPMNYLLDFLPDAYLKQMADHFASLRPPFPAPAVPTVSNDVLARGEALVKEGDPKNGVPPCSACHGPSLGGMEPAIPGLLGLRANYISAQLGGWRYGTRTAAAPDCMQIVAGLLTEDDVKAVAAFLSSRPAPTDPSFARRGSLPMPLACGSQPN